Part of the Sulfurimonas denitrificans DSM 1251 genome is shown below.
GCAAAAAGAGTTGATAACAGTTGCTAGAGCAACGCTAGATTTTTACAAATATGAAGAGGATGGTCTAACCATCTATGAGTATGATGCTACAAAGTGTCAACCGCCTGAACCAATGGTAAATACTATGGTAGGATTGTCTCTTTTAAAGAGCAAAAATGATAGACTCGTAGGTATATTTTTTCACGAACCATTTCCACTTTATGACAGAATCCCTTTAACAATTTCACATGAAGCAAAGCAGCTTGATAGCGGAGATTTTAGGATTACATTTAAGCTAGAAGAGTAAATTTAGGCTTTAGTCGTTATTTAATCTTCTATTATCTTACTTTTACTAGAATATCCTTTTTAAACTAAGGATATATATGAAGAAATTTCTTTCGATTTTTGGCTCTATGAATGGCATGGTTATTATGATGCTCATTTTTGCAGCAGCTATTGGTTATGCTACTTTTATAGAGAACGATTATGGGACAATGACTGCAAAAGCAGAAGTATTTAATGCCCTTTGGTTTGAGGTGCTAATGGCACTCTTAGCCATAAACCTAATGATAAACATGTACAAGTTTAAAATGTTTAGCGTTAAAAAAGCCCCTATTTTTATCTTTCATCTCTCTTTTTTAATCATTCTTCTTGGTGCTGCAATAACTAGATATGCAGGATATGAGGGAACTATGCACATCCGTGAGGGCGAAGTTGCAACTACTATGATAAGTATGGAAAATTATTTCAACGTATCTGCTAAAGTAGGCGATAAAGTTGAATCAACCTCAAAGCCTATTTTTCTATCAAAAAAGAGCCAAAACACTCTCTCCTCAAACTTGGAGATTGATTCAAAAAAAGTTGAAGTTGATTTGATTAAATATATTCCAGATGCCATTGAGATGCTTGAAGAGTCAACTGAGGGTGGAGTTGAAGCTCTTGATATGATGGTTGCTGCAAATGATTCTAGTGAACCAATTAGGCTAAAAAAAGGTGAATTTTATGAAAATGATGAGTTCGCAATAGATTTCGAATCAGGAAAAATCTTCTTAAGACCAACAATCTCTATCTTTTCAAAAGATGGTGAAGTATATATGAAACATGATATGACTCTAAAATTTCTTAAGATGGATAGCAAAGAGCAGGGAGAAATTACTCCCTCGCCAATGAGCAAGTTAGAGCTAAGAACTCTTTTTGGTACTCAAAGTAGTAATTTTGTTGTTCGTAAACATTACAAGCATGCAACAGTTAAAATAGTTTCAAACCCTAACGCTTCAGCTATGAAACCATCTAAAGACGCATTTGTGTTTAATATAAAAGTTGGAGACATTTCACAAGAGGCGATGATTTTTGCTCAAGCTGGAAGAATGGCAAAAGAGAATCACTATGATATAAATGGAGTACATGTAGATATTTCATACGGAGCGAAACTGCTTAATCTCCCTTTTGGCATAAAACTACTTGATTTTCAGCTTGATAGATATCCAGGGTCTATGTCTCCAGCATCTTATGCTAGTGAAGTTGAACTTGTAGATGAGGAGAAAAATATACATATGCCATATAGAATTTTTATGAACAATATTTTAGAACACCGTGGTTATAGATTTTTCCAATCTTCATATGATCAAGATGAGATGGGAACAGTTCTCTCTGTAAACAATGATCCAGGAACCTTGCCATCTTACATAGGTTATATACTTCTAGGAATCGGTATGTTCTGGTCAATATTTTCAAGAGGTAACAGATTTTCTCAACTCTCTAAAAAAGCAAGAGAGGCAAGCTCAACAAGAGCACTTAGCCTACTATTTGCTTCAGGGTTGCTCTTTAGCGTTGCACCATCTTATGCAGAGGATTTAAATCCAGCTATAAAAACTGTTTTAGCTTTTGATAAAGAGCATGCTGCAAAATTTGGCGAGTTGATTATTCAAGATAGTGGCGGAAGAATGAAGCCTCTTGACACACTCTCAACAGAGATAGTTGCAAAGATACATAAAAAAGCTTATGTAAATGTAGGCGAAGAGAAGTTAAACGCAAACCAAGTTATTCTTGGAATGATGAGTAAACCAGATATCTATAAAAACTTAAAAATTATCTCTACAAAAAATGAAGAACTCAATAAAATGATTGGTGTAGAAAATAGCGCAAAATATGCCTCTTTTTCTCAGTTTTTTACAAGTCCAGAAACCTTAGAAGGGTACAAAATAGCAGTGGCAGTAGATGAAGCTGTAAGAAAAGAGCCTAAGCATAGAGACCTTTTTGACAAAGCTGTTTTAGAAGTTGATGAGCGTGTAAATATCTCGTATGCTGTATTTTCAGGAGCGTTAATAAAAATATGGCCAAAGCCAAATGATGTAAACAACAAATGGCATGAGACTATGGAAGCGCTTCAAGATTTTGATCCTAAAACATCTCAAAAAATTAGAGATATTGCTTTTGAATACTTTAGCGCTATAGAAAATTCACTTAAAAGCGGCGATTGGACTGAAGCAAACAGAGCAATAGATAAAATTGTGAACTATCAAAGATTTTACGGCTCATCTGTTCTTCCAGCTGATGAGAGAATTAAAGCAGAGGTGTTTTACAACGAGGCAAATATTTTTGAGAGAATTTACCCTCTATATTTTCTTATAGGATTTGTTCTTTTAATTGCTAGTTTTATAAAGATTTTAAAACCAACTCTTAAAATAAATCTCTTATCAAAAATCTCTCTGTTTTCATTAACTCTGCTCTTTATCGCCCATACTGTAGGTTTAGGACTTAGATGGTACATCTCTGGTCACGCTCCTTGGTCTGATGGATATGAGTCTATGATATATATTAGCTGGGCAACTATTTTAGCTGGTTTTATCTTCTCAAAACGCTCATCTATGACTATGGCTTCAACTGCAGTACTAACTGGGCTTATCCTCTTTGTAGCGCATCTCAACTGGATGAATCCACAAGTTACAAACCTAGTTCCAGTTTTAAACTCTTACTGGTTAAGCATACATGTTGCGGTAATTACTGCGAGTTATGGCTTTTTAGGGCTTGGCGCACTTTTAGGATTTATTACTATTTTACTATTCGTATTTAAGACAGAGAATAATCAAAAACATATCTCATCTTCCATCAAAGAGCTTAACTCAATTAATGAGATGAGCCTAATGATTGGTCTTGCATTTTTAACACTTGGTAACTTTATCGGCGGTGTTTGGGCAAATGAGAGTTGGGGTAGATATTGGGGTTGGGATCCAAAAGAGACATGGGCGCTAGTTACAATTTTAGTTTATGCCGCTGTAATTCATCTTAGATTTATCAAGTCTTTATATAGCGAGTTTAATTTTAGTGTAATATCGCTTCTGTCTTATACATCAGTAATCATGACTTACTTTGGAGTAAACTACTATCTAGCGGGAATGCACTCATACGCAAAAGGCGACCCTGTGCCAATCCCAGACTTTGTACCGATAACTTATGCGATACTCTTTATAACAATAGCAATTGCTTCGAGAAATAGAAAATTGGCTTGAGGTAAATAGGTTTGGAATTTCAAGGATTTTGTGGGGCAATCCCTTTTTTGGAGGCTATTCGTAAAAACAACACTAGAGAGTTTTTTGAGGCTAATAGAGATGAGTATGAGAGAGTTATACTAAACCCCTCAAAAGCTTTTGTGGTTGAGATGGGTGAGCATTTAATGGCGTTGGAGCCTCGTGTAACTCCTGAGCCAAAGATAAACAAGTCTCTTTTTAAGATGTATAGAGATATACGCAGAATGGGTGCAAATAAAGAGCCTATGAAGTCAAAAGTAGGCATCATCATACCTCAAGATGGCTGGGATGGATGCAGACTTCAAAAATCATCTTTTTACATGCACTTCTCACCAGATGAACTATTTGTTGCGGTTGGTGTTAGATGGTTTAACAAACCCATGCTTGATGCTTATCGTGAATATATAAGAGATGAAAGACGAAGAGTAGAACTTGATACTCTGCTAAAAAACCTAAACTCTAAGGGATATTCAACCATAGAACAAGGTTATAAAAGATATCCAAAAGGTTTTAGTGAAGATATGCCAAGCGTTGATTTAAGCCTTCAAAAAGGGATGGCAACATACAAAGTTTTACCTCCAAAAACCATAGAAGATGGAGTTTTGTTGGTGGATACACTATATAAAATTTATGAAGATATGCTACCTCTTCAAAAGATAGTTTATGAGATAAGCAAAAGAGCAAAAGAGGAGTGAAGATGAAAAAAGAGGCGATAATTTTACTTAATATGGGTGGTCCAAACAACCTAGAAGAGGTTGAAGTTTTTTTAACAAATATGTTTAATGATAAAAATATTATCACTGTAAAAAGCTCACTTCTTAGAAAGCTTATAGCGACTTTGATAACTTTTAGCAGAACAGAAAAATCACAAGAGATATACAATCAAATTGGCGGGAAATCTCCTATTGTTGGGCATACAAAAAAACTAGTAGAGAAACTTCAAAACAGAGTAGGGGAGAATATTATAGTTGATTTTGCTATGCGATATACTCCGCCTTTTGTTTCTGAGGCAATAGAGAGACTTAGTGATAAAAATATAGAAAAAATCTATCTTATACCGCTCTATCCGCAGTACTCAACAACTACTACAAAATCTTCACTAGAAGATTTTGAAGAGCAGTATCACTTGAGTAGCGGAGATGCTATTTTAGTTGAGATAAAGCACTTTTTTCAAAATAAAAACTACAACATGGCTATCTTAGAGCGCATAAAAGAGAGAGTCTCGCTTGAAGAGATGAGTGAGTTTGACCTGATATTTTCTGCGCACGGACTTCCTCTAAAAGTGATTCAAAGAGGCGACACATATCAACTACATGTACAAAAACATATCTCGATTTTAGAGCAGATGATGCAAAAAGAGGGTATGACTTTTAAAAACATACATCTTGCATATCAGTCTAAAGTAGGACCTATGGAGTGGTTAAAGCCATCTTTAGAGGATAAACTAAGAGAGATAAAAAACAGAAAAGTTATAATTTTTCCAATAGCTTTTACGATAGATAACTCTGAGACTGATTACGAGCTTGAGATTGAGTATCGTGAAGTTGCTCATGAGATGGGTTATGAAGAGTATAGAGTTTGCAGATGTCCAAATGATAGTGAGTATTTTGTAGAGGCACTTGTTGACATATACGCAAAGATGAGATAGTAAGCATTATGAAAGTAGTTATTTTTGACATGGACGGTACACTTCTTGACTCCAAAAAGGATATAACAAGCTCTGTAAATTATGTAAGAAAAATGAATCATAATCTCCCAGAGATAACAGAAGAGTATGTTGTTGAGGCTATAAATATGGAGGTTAGAAATCTATCCGAACTCTTTTATGAGACTCCAATTTATAGAGATATAGATAGAGAACTCTTTGAGAGCCACTATGATAGCGAGTGCATAAAAAGTGTCTATCTTTATGATGGCGTTAAAGAGCTGCTTCTTGAGCTAGTGCAAAGAGATATAAAAATATCAGTTGCAACAAATGCTCCAACTCAGTTTGCACTTCGTATGTTAGAGCATTTGGAAGTAAAAAGCCTCTTTGACATAATCATCGGTGCAGATATGGTTACAAACTCAAAACCAAGCCCTGAGATGCTTGAGTATATACTAAAATATTATAAATTTGATAAAAACTCTCATAAAGCATGGATGGTTGGAGATAACTCAAAAGATATACTAAGTGCAAATGCAGCTGGAATAGAGTCTATCTTCGTTACTTGGGGATTTACACCATTTAGTGCACAAAAGGTAATCGCTAAAAAACCACCCGACGTGCTGGAGATAGTTTTATAAAAATTTATGCTAGAATGTTCTGATTCCATTTAGAGGATAAAGAGATGTTTGATATTGATTTACTTGTTGCATTTGCTTTTATGGGACTTCTATTTTTAAGACAGATATCAATTATAAAACAGCCAAACAAGATAAACTACGCTCCCTTAATGGTAGGCATTGGCTCTATTAGCGGCACAATCCATTTCATAGTTCATCCAGAAGCCACTCAATCTTTTCTTGTTTTAAAAGAGAGCCTCTTTCCTATTTTAGTCTCTTTGATTTTATACGTTATTATGAATATTTTGCATCAGACACAACAGGCTCAATATGCCAAAGTAGAGGATGAGTCCACAAAAGGTCTCCTAGCTCAGATTACATATCTAAGAGAGTTTAGTGCAGAGTTAGAGAGGAGGATGATTCAAAATCAAAATGAAGAGAGAGAATCAGAAGATCATCTTAGAGAGAAATTTAAACATGATATAAAGATGCTAGATACAATCCTTGAGAATCAAAACAAATTTTTAGAAAATTTTGAACAGATGCGTGATTGGTATAAAAATGTAAGCAAATCGTTTGAAAAATTTACAGAGGTTCAACTCCCTTCCCTTGATAGTGTCGTGCATAAACATATAGATATACTCCGCATAGCAGAGCAAGATCACTTTAACAAAGTAAAAACCACACTATCAAAAGCTATAGAGAGTAGAGAGAGCATAAAAAATGAGCTCGAAGAGCTAAGAGAGAGTTTACATGCAATTAGCACTATCTCTCAAACTATAGCTAAGAGCGTAACAAAGCATACAAATGAGCAGTTATCAGAGGTTATCAGACCTTTTGAAAAAGAGATTATTTCACTAAAATCACATACCGAGGGGGTAAATACTTCCCTATATGAGAGCGAGAGCAAACTTCACAATATTCAAGAGAGAAGCGAGCTTATAATGAATCAGATGAATCTCTCTTCTAAAAAGATGCAAGAGCTGCAAAGTCAAAACAGCTCTTTACATGATATATATGCAATGATGAGAGATTTGATGAGAGATATTGAGATTATAAAGTCCGAATATGTAAAATCACAATCTCAACTTAGTATAATTGTAGATGATTTTAAAGAGATAAAAGAGGATGATAGAGCTGCTTATAAAGCGCAGACGGATGATTTTTTATCTAAATTAAATAGCGAAGTAGAGACGATAATGCAAAAGTTAAACACACATAGCACGCAGACAGAAGATGTAGCTTCAAATTTAAAATTTTTATCTAAACAGGCTCAGCTTAAAAATAGATACTCTGATTTAGATAGCTAGATAGATAAGAAAAGGGTAGATAAAAAGCCCCATATATGGTAAAAAACTATCAATTGGGGCAAGAAGTACAAGAGAGAGTTCATGAGAGAGCTTTTTCTTTGTAAATATCTGCTCTATTAAGAGTATTTTTGTGGCAATGTCGGCTGTCTTTAAAAGTAGTAAAATCATCGCATAGAGGTTATACTCACTTAGTAGAGCAAACCCTATAGCAAAGTAAAAAGTTGGGTGCATAAGTAAAAAGAGAAATATGCTCTTAGAGTAATATCTCTGCATTTTAATAATCATGCCCATTATGCTTGAGGCTCTTTGCCACCAAATTTCATAAGTTTCAAGAAAAACAAAAAGAAGTATGTAATTTAAAATTAAATCATCTATCATGGGTAAAATGGTACTATAAATAGCTAAAAAATGAGTCCACAAAAGAGGTAGTTTAGATGAATTTACATGAGAAAAAAAATAAGATACTAAAAAAAGTCATATTTTTAAATATTTTTCTCGTAGTTGCTGAGATTTTTGCTGGTATATATAGCGGTTCAATGGCTCTCTTAGCAGATGCACTTCATAATCTAGGCGATGTTTTAGCTCTGTTTATCTCCCTTGTAGCAGTAGTTTATGGTACAAAGAAGGCAGATGATTTTATGACTTTTGGATATATAAAAGCTGAGATGATGGCAGCTTTTGTAAATTCAATATTTTTAGTAATCACTATGCTTTTTATCTTGCTTGAGTCAATTGAGCGCCTCTTTACACCAAATTCAATAGATGCTCCCGTTGTCATAGTTGCTTCACTTGTTGCACTTTTGATAAATGGTTTTAGCTCGTGGCTCTTGGGCAGAAGCAATATAGAGCATGAGCATCACCATCATCACGACCATGAAGATATGAATATGAAATCAGCATATCTTCACATGCTCAGTGATGCTGTAATCTCTTTTAGTGTGGCAGTTGGAGGTGTTTTAATCTACTTCTTTGGCATAGTTGCAATTGATTCTATTTTATCAATTCTCTTTAGTATATATATAATTTTAGAGACATATCCTCTACTTAAAAAATCGTTCTACTCACTTATGGATTCAAATGTTGATGATATTAAAGAGGTTGAGGCTATTATACTCTGCTTTGATGAAGTTTTGTCTATTCATGACCTTCATCTATACCGCCCAAGTTCAAGAGAATTTTATGGTTCTGTTCATATAGTTTTTAAAAATGATTTGCTCTTAAGTGAGGTAGATAAACTCTCAAATCTTATTAGAGAGAGGCTCTGTGATGAGGGAATTACACATTTTGTAATTCAGCCAGAGAGCGTAGAATTTGCTAAAAACTCTACATGTAGTGCTCTTCATTAGTAAAATAATTGGACTGTTTTTCATTATATATTAAGTTATATAACGCTAAAGTCTTTAACTTTAAAAAATGCAATATATAAGGAAAAAATAGATGAAAAAAGTCATAACTGTAGTCGCACTGTTTTTAAGCTTGAGCGGCTCTCTCTTAGCAGATACAATAAATGTTTTTGCGGCATCGAGCACCAAACTCGCAATGCAAAAAGTGATTGATAAATTTAAAATTGCAAACCCAAATGATGAGATAGTTATAACCTTTAGCTCAACAGGTAAGGCTTATGCGCAGTTTAGTAATGGATTTGCGTATGATATTTTTATGGCAGCAGATAGCACCTATCCAGCTAAGATAGATGAGGATGAAAATGCCATCACAAAACCTGAGATTTACGCACTTGGAGCTGTAGCACTGTTTAGTACAGATAAAGAGCTTATAAAA
Proteins encoded:
- the hemH gene encoding ferrochelatase, whose product is MKKEAIILLNMGGPNNLEEVEVFLTNMFNDKNIITVKSSLLRKLIATLITFSRTEKSQEIYNQIGGKSPIVGHTKKLVEKLQNRVGENIIVDFAMRYTPPFVSEAIERLSDKNIEKIYLIPLYPQYSTTTTKSSLEDFEEQYHLSSGDAILVEIKHFFQNKNYNMAILERIKERVSLEEMSEFDLIFSAHGLPLKVIQRGDTYQLHVQKHISILEQMMQKEGMTFKNIHLAYQSKVGPMEWLKPSLEDKLREIKNRKVIIFPIAFTIDNSETDYELEIEYREVAHEMGYEEYRVCRCPNDSEYFVEALVDIYAKMR
- a CDS encoding cation diffusion facilitator family transporter, encoding MNLHEKKNKILKKVIFLNIFLVVAEIFAGIYSGSMALLADALHNLGDVLALFISLVAVVYGTKKADDFMTFGYIKAEMMAAFVNSIFLVITMLFILLESIERLFTPNSIDAPVVIVASLVALLINGFSSWLLGRSNIEHEHHHHHDHEDMNMKSAYLHMLSDAVISFSVAVGGVLIYFFGIVAIDSILSILFSIYIILETYPLLKKSFYSLMDSNVDDIKEVEAIILCFDEVLSIHDLHLYRPSSREFYGSVHIVFKNDLLLSEVDKLSNLIRERLCDEGITHFVIQPESVEFAKNSTCSALH
- a CDS encoding DUF2461 domain-containing protein, with the protein product MEFQGFCGAIPFLEAIRKNNTREFFEANRDEYERVILNPSKAFVVEMGEHLMALEPRVTPEPKINKSLFKMYRDIRRMGANKEPMKSKVGIIIPQDGWDGCRLQKSSFYMHFSPDELFVAVGVRWFNKPMLDAYREYIRDERRRVELDTLLKNLNSKGYSTIEQGYKRYPKGFSEDMPSVDLSLQKGMATYKVLPPKTIEDGVLLVDTLYKIYEDMLPLQKIVYEISKRAKEE
- a CDS encoding HAD family hydrolase, whose amino-acid sequence is MKVVIFDMDGTLLDSKKDITSSVNYVRKMNHNLPEITEEYVVEAINMEVRNLSELFYETPIYRDIDRELFESHYDSECIKSVYLYDGVKELLLELVQRDIKISVATNAPTQFALRMLEHLEVKSLFDIIIGADMVTNSKPSPEMLEYILKYYKFDKNSHKAWMVGDNSKDILSANAAGIESIFVTWGFTPFSAQKVIAKKPPDVLEIVL
- the ccsA gene encoding cytochrome c biogenesis protein CcsA, whose translation is MKKFLSIFGSMNGMVIMMLIFAAAIGYATFIENDYGTMTAKAEVFNALWFEVLMALLAINLMINMYKFKMFSVKKAPIFIFHLSFLIILLGAAITRYAGYEGTMHIREGEVATTMISMENYFNVSAKVGDKVESTSKPIFLSKKSQNTLSSNLEIDSKKVEVDLIKYIPDAIEMLEESTEGGVEALDMMVAANDSSEPIRLKKGEFYENDEFAIDFESGKIFLRPTISIFSKDGEVYMKHDMTLKFLKMDSKEQGEITPSPMSKLELRTLFGTQSSNFVVRKHYKHATVKIVSNPNASAMKPSKDAFVFNIKVGDISQEAMIFAQAGRMAKENHYDINGVHVDISYGAKLLNLPFGIKLLDFQLDRYPGSMSPASYASEVELVDEEKNIHMPYRIFMNNILEHRGYRFFQSSYDQDEMGTVLSVNNDPGTLPSYIGYILLGIGMFWSIFSRGNRFSQLSKKAREASSTRALSLLFASGLLFSVAPSYAEDLNPAIKTVLAFDKEHAAKFGELIIQDSGGRMKPLDTLSTEIVAKIHKKAYVNVGEEKLNANQVILGMMSKPDIYKNLKIISTKNEELNKMIGVENSAKYASFSQFFTSPETLEGYKIAVAVDEAVRKEPKHRDLFDKAVLEVDERVNISYAVFSGALIKIWPKPNDVNNKWHETMEALQDFDPKTSQKIRDIAFEYFSAIENSLKSGDWTEANRAIDKIVNYQRFYGSSVLPADERIKAEVFYNEANIFERIYPLYFLIGFVLLIASFIKILKPTLKINLLSKISLFSLTLLFIAHTVGLGLRWYISGHAPWSDGYESMIYISWATILAGFIFSKRSSMTMASTAVLTGLILFVAHLNWMNPQVTNLVPVLNSYWLSIHVAVITASYGFLGLGALLGFITILLFVFKTENNQKHISSSIKELNSINEMSLMIGLAFLTLGNFIGGVWANESWGRYWGWDPKETWALVTILVYAAVIHLRFIKSLYSEFNFSVISLLSYTSVIMTYFGVNYYLAGMHSYAKGDPVPIPDFVPITYAILFITIAIASRNRKLA